One window of Ailuropoda melanoleuca isolate Jingjing chromosome 3, ASM200744v2, whole genome shotgun sequence genomic DNA carries:
- the LOC105237610 gene encoding translation initiation factor IF-2-like, which translates to MKNLTLPQPGRTRALKSSELHPRLRAGLRLPTPREERGHGPSGEARPGESAGRTTRRAHRTPSPSVFFPGSPAPRPIAARFALAPHGGVSRGRGGQWYSPCSPAPGSGSFQPQKSIVGAAGGLSACALGRRPAALRLPGWRGLGVRGFLASDAPGRWAALRVVRASCSPESVDCGGRRPGPAALPLDRRRPRRRSQAAYPRRATGDGFECV; encoded by the coding sequence ATGAAGAACCTTACTCTTCCTCAGCCGGGAAGAACACGCGCTCTCAAGTCCTCTGAGCTACACCCGAGGCTCCGCGCTGGACTCAGGCTCCCGACGCCGCGAGAGGAGCGGGGACACGGCCCCTCGGGGGAAGCCCGCCCGGGCGAGAGCGCCGGCCGCACGACGCGGAGGGCGCACCGCACGCCCTCGCCCTCCGTCTTCTTCCCCGGGAGCCCCGCCCCACGGCCCATCGCGGCGCGCTTCGCCCTCGCGCCACACGGCGGCGTCTCGCGAGGGCGCGGCGGCCAGTGGTACAGTCCGtgctcccccgcccccggcagTGGGTCCTTCCAGCCGCAGAAAAGCATTGTGGGAGCGGCCGGCGGCCTTTCTGCCTGTGCGCTGGGGCGGCGGCCGGCTGCTCTGCGCCTTCCGGGATGGCGGGGCCTCGGCGTGCGCGGCTTCTTGGCCTCCGACGCGCCAGGGCGCTGGGCCGCCCTGAGGGTGGTGAGAGCGTCTTGCAGCCCTGAGTCCGTGGACTGCGGAGGGCGGCGGCCGGGCCCGGCCGCGTTGCCGCTGGACCGCAGGAGGCCGCGAAGACGCTCGCAGGCTGCGTACCCACGCCGGGCAACGGGAGATGGGTTTGAGTGCGTTTGA